In a single window of the Pongo abelii isolate AG06213 chromosome 1, NHGRI_mPonAbe1-v2.0_pri, whole genome shotgun sequence genome:
- the ADORA3 gene encoding adenosine receptor A3 isoform X5, with the protein MPNNSTALSLASVTYITMEIFIGLCAIVGNVLVICVVKLNPSLQTTTFYFIVSLALADIAVGVLVMPLAIVVSLGITIHFYSCLFMTCLLLIFTHASIMSLLAIAVDRYLRVKLTVRYKRVTTHRRIWLALGLCWLVSFLVGLTPMFGWNMKLTSEYHRNVTFLSCQFVSVMRMDYMVYFSFFTWIFIPLVVMCAIYLDIFYIIRKKLSPNLSKSKETGGFYGREFKTAKSLFLVLFLFALSWLPLSIINCIIYFNGEVPQLVLYMGILLSHANSMMNPIVYAYKIKKFKETYLLIFKACVVCHPSDSLDTSIEKNSE; encoded by the exons ATGCCCAACAACAGCACTGCTCTGTCATTGGCCAGTGTTACCTACATCACCATGGAGATTTTCATTGGACTCTGCGCCATAGTGGGCAACGTGCTGGTCATCTGCGTGGTCAAGCTGAACCCCAGCCTGCAGACCACCACCTTCTATTTCATTGTCTCTCTAGCCCTGGCTGACATTGCTGTTGGGGTGCTGGTCATGCCTTTGGCCATTGTTGTCAGCCTGGGCATCACAATCCACTTCTACAGCTGCCTTTTTATGACCTGCCTACTGCTTATCTTTACCCACGCCTCCATCATGTCCTTGCTGGCCATCGCTGTGGACCGATACTTGCGGGTCAAGCTTACCGTCAG ATACAAGAGGGTCACCACTCACAGAAGAATATGGCTGGCCCTGGGCCTTTGCTGGTTGGTGTCATTCCTGGTGGGATTGACCCCCATGTTTGGCTGGAACATGAAACTGACCTCAGAGTACCACAGAAATGTCACCTTCCTTTCATGCCAATTCGTTTCCGTCATGAGAATGGACTACATGGTATACTTCAGCTTCTTCACCTGGATTTTCATCCCCCTGGTTGTCATGTGCGCCATCTATCTTGACATCTTTTACATCATTCGGAAAAAACTCAGTCCAAACTTATCTAAGTCCAAAGAGACAGGTGGATTTTATGGACGGGAGTTCAAGACGGCTAAGTCCTTGTTTCTGGTTCTTTTCTTGTTTGCTCTGTCATGGCTGCCTTTATCTATCATCAACTGCATCATCTACTTTAATGGTGAGGTACCACAGCTTGTGCTGTACATGGGCATCCTGCTGTCCCATGCCAACTCCATGATGAACCCTATCGTCTATGCCTATAAAATAAAGAAGTTCAAGGAAACCTACCTTTTGATCTTCAAAGCCTGTGTGGTCTGCCATCCCTCTGATTCTTTGGACACAAGCATTGAGAAGAATTCTGAGTAG